Genomic window (Desulfobacterales bacterium):
GGATAACCATTGCCGCGGCCAGCAGGACGATGATAACGACAAGGATCAGGCCAAGGCCGAGGAAACGATTTTTCTTGAGCAGGTCGCTGCTGTTTTTGCGCATTACACGGCCCCGGGTAGTGATGAAGGGGATTTTCAGCCCCAGGCGATCTGATATTTCTTGATCTGCGCCCCATGGTCGGGCTTGATGATGAAACGCTTGCCAGTCTCCCGTTCCAGGGTCTCCACCACCAGGGACTCTTCCTTGAGCATCATCTCCGCCACCCCTGGGTGCACGGTCAGGGTGACGCTGGTGCCTTCCATCCTGGGGGCATGGCGGACCACCTTGCGGAAGATTTCATGGCAGATGGCGCGGCGCGATTTGTCGAACCCCCGGCCGTCGCAGAAGGGGCAGGGCTCACAGAGCAGCCGGGTAAGGTTGTCCCGGTTCCTTTTGCGGGTCATCTGCACCAGACCGAACTCTGAAAGTTTGAGGATGTTGATCCGGCTCTTGTCCTTTTTCGCTGCGTCCTGCATGGCCTGGAACACCTTGTCCCGGTGTTCCTCGTTTTCCATGTCAATGAAATCGATGATAATGATCCCGCCGATATTTCTGAGCCGCAGTTGGTAGGCGATCTCCTTGACCGCCTCCATATTGGTCTTGAACAGGGTCTCTTCCAGATCGTTCTTGCCCACGTAGCGGCCGGTGTTCACGTCAACCGCGGTAAGGGCCTCGGTGGTCTCGATGACTATGTAGCCGCCGGAGCGGAGCCAGACCTTCTTCTCCAGGGCCCGGCAGATCTCCACCTCGACCCCGTAGGCATCGAACAGGGGCACTTCGCCCTCGTAATAATTAACCTTGTCACGGAGCTGCGGCACAAAGGTGTCGACAAAGCGCAACACCCGTTCATGGGTGCGGCGGTCATCGACCAGCACCTGTTTGGTATCAGGGGTGAACAGGTCCCGCACCGCCCGCAGGGTGATGTCCAGGTCCTCGTACACCAGGGCCGGGGCCGGGGTTTTGTCGGCCATGGTCTGGATATCGCTCCAGAGCAGGAGGAGGAACTCCATGTCCGCCTCCAGATCGCCGCGGGTGGCGTTCTCCGCGGCCACGGTGCGGACGATGAAGCCCTTGCCCTCCGGCCGCAGGATCTCGATCTCCTGGCGGAGCCGCTGCCGGACCTCTTCGTTTTCGATCTTGCGGGAGATGCCGATATGGTCGGTCATCG
Coding sequences:
- a CDS encoding Rne/Rng family ribonuclease, which gives rise to MDNYLLINATSYEIRIALLENSNLVEFHQEQPREKGLVGNIYRGRVVRVLPGMQAAFVDIGLERTGFLYVDDIHITTDELEQRLLTNDRERSCCSDSSNSRQQDPRPSRDETTIENLLTEGQDILVQICKEPIGTKGARLTCHITLPCRNLVFMPMTDHIGISRKIENEEVRQRLRQEIEILRPEGKGFIVRTVAAENATRGDLEADMEFLLLLWSDIQTMADKTPAPALVYEDLDITLRAVRDLFTPDTKQVLVDDRRTHERVLRFVDTFVPQLRDKVNYYEGEVPLFDAYGVEVEICRALEKKVWLRSGGYIVIETTEALTAVDVNTGRYVGKNDLEETLFKTNMEAVKEIAYQLRLRNIGGIIIIDFIDMENEEHRDKVFQAMQDAAKKDKSRINILKLSEFGLVQMTRKRNRDNLTRLLCEPCPFCDGRGFDKSRRAICHEIFRKVVRHAPRMEGTSVTLTVHPGVAEMMLKEESLVVETLERETGKRFIIKPDHGAQIKKYQIAWG